A single region of the Salmo salar chromosome ssa16, Ssal_v3.1, whole genome shotgun sequence genome encodes:
- the LOC106573227 gene encoding UPF0606 protein KIAA1549L isoform X1, whose translation MASKHAYNSLDLIASGINNARALGSIEWIGMGMGSTLCFQKNGKTLGLDRMWTKCILSVGMVLLLMPSVLAADDEGHYNESLRHAALPRDPAVPSNLSARATPVEGGPRAPPAIPTDPTDPSGVTAESTREQPVQPSVLANASSSAINSDNQTAGTTDPLSLAPVTNSTSNTSPEEGDSSLPANPDLPTVAVSSLATLGESDAILPDNVTSPFSTHTWNTTTPARADTNTTTPSTTAAHTNPTPDTVTNDSLQLTTVTTTTVTPLTVTTTTVTPQTTTASTTEAVTTTMWTTTTTQEVTTLQETTVMATTTEQATTTTTTAPTTTTIASTTTLTIPTTTKGTTPGPTTTEPTPTSPEGEHLPCNITEKTWVKTVLSVQLWRNRLDIMTRQNLSKGLTHALQRAFNDTNVYVQVERDLCSPHNVTLGYYVASGKMVYIASVVVETMNAYGFDKVQADIRQHSPLVKAVLLPVAPWASSLSVHLQLKTVLRFVGPEDNVNSCSFVQMMEQRLENAFEEAQDKVLESYSRLSVEIQSTAQVIGSPAVSLVYVVKNENAVLNGTVSSGLLNQLTAELVGYFLFFPPLIIAEPLEYHNLNTSTATKNYWVITVIQDVDSSSLEGNYQSFASLMEQRLAELFLVSGRQGSQGSRFRRATTVGSYTVQMVGIRRLPGPKNSAEMTYYAQLNGAPITGTTAAKTLSTLDSQTMALTLGYFVLLQADPVVKVPPANLWIMAVLTPVALVMVVVVMVTGILCKRNRVIFKTNAFRSFKPRSKTSYRREGSYHHQHVQGFDYAKKHMGHPQGEETISVTKETLVLGLPVRDAPLSLDRKVHQDGTASKRPPSADIIHKGRLPSEDGSVASNESGKLNTGKSLVARRAAAQKSTKEDLLHKRSADPYEDHTGSLRLITIKPMAAQPTYSYPSTSSHSQDSVVLNGEANMGLKQKTDIEHYRNKVRQKAKRKGYCDSPITDNGIHPFNPRERHSRPEMAKEPMTAEEKRASYAGCHIRRHPPSREPAYWSRQSLAASSPSPVETEMDLLVLRERSRRGIRNSGYDAEPETFQETNVDRLMCSLGYGGSHQVKGLSDSSTLSSQPSIDEVRQQMHILLGNAFGLAPDEPPPASHHHHHHPHPHLHSSYNPSHTSAYSEGVTSAPGTMNHPCGGGHQRGSAYGPEIHQCSLPKPGFRFTQLPDMGVGPPPPLIPSRPGPPTGTSMRLSSPDVSLKPRVSEASEMQSQHNGAPYLPINRAPFPAVTVDQSMTSYSGNPMTGVYAISANRPGYSDYFVMPPPASYGSPSWMSYPPEPEDIPHQWNDTVNTNPCHLETIC comes from the exons ATGAAGGGCACTACAACGAGTCATTAAGGCATGCGGCTCTGCCTCGGGACCCAGCCGTGCCCTCTAACCTCTCTGCCAGGGCAACGCCAGTGGAGGGCGGGCCCCGGGCCCCTCCAGCCATACCCACGGACCCAACAGACCCATCAGGGGTGACAGCAGAAAGCACCAGAGAGCAGCCTGTGCAACCATCAGTGCTAGCTAATGCCTCCTCCTCAGCCATCAACAGTGACAATCAAACAGCAGGAACAACAGACCCTTTGTCTTTAGCCCCTGTAACCAACAGCACCTCAAACACCAGCCCAG aggagggagacagcagTTTGCCTGCGAACCCAGATTTACCTACAGTCGCAGTGTCCTCTCTGGCCACATTGGGGGAGAGCGACGCCATCCTCCCAGACAATGTGACTAGTCCTTTCTCCACTCACACATGGAACACCACCACACCTGCAAGGGCTGACACCAACACCACTACACCATCCACCACAGCAGCACACACCAACCCAACACCAGACACTGTGACCAATGACAGTCTACAGCTCACGACTGTGACCACCACGACCGTCACGCCCCTGACCGTGACCACCACAACTGTGACACCCCAGACCACCACAGCTTCGACCACAGAGGCTGTTACAACCACAATGTGGACCACTACGACCACACAGGAAGTGACCACCCTCCAAGAGACCACAGTGATGGCAACCACAACTGAGCAAGCCACGACCACAACCACAACCGCTCCCACTACAACTACAATTGCATCGACTACCACTTTGACCATCCCCACCACGACCAAAGGAACAACCCCCGGACCGACCACAACCGAACCTACCCCCACCAGTCCTGAAGGGGAGCATCTACCATGTAACATCACTGAGAAGACCTGGGTCAAAACAG TTTTGTCCGTGCAGCTGTGGAGGAACAGGCTTGATATCATGACGAGGCAGAATCTGTCTAAAGGACTCACCCATGCTCTACAGAGGGCCTTCAATGACACCAATGTTTATGTCCAG GTTGAACGTGACCTCTGCAGCCCTCATAATGTCACTCTTGGGTACTATGTAGCCAGTGGGAAAATGGTCTACATAGCATCTGTGGTGGTGGAGACAATGAATGCCTATGGCTTTGACAAAGTGCAGGCAGACATCCGGCAGCACAGTCCTCTGGTGAAGGCTGTTCTGCTCCCTGTAGCCCCCTGGGCCTCCAGCCTCAGTGTCCATCTGCAGCTCAAAACAG TTCTCAGGTTCGTAGGCCCAGAAGACAACGTCAACTCCTGCAGTTTTGTTCAAATGATGGAACAACGGCTGGAGAATGCATTTGAGGAAGCTCAGGACAAAGTGCTGGAATCTTACAGCAGGCTTTCTGTGGAG ATCCAGAGCACCGCCCAGGTGATTGGCTCTCCTGCCGTGTCTCTGGTCTATGTGGTGAAGAATGAGAACGCGGTGCTGAACGGAACCGTCTCCAGCGGGCTCCTGAACCAGCTGACCGCAGAGCTGGTGGGCTACTTCCTCTTCTTCCCCCCGCTCATCATCGCTGAGC CACTAGAGTACCACAACCTCAACACATCCACTGCCACAAAGAACTACTGGGTGATCACAG TAATTCAGGATGTTGACAGCTCTTCTCTGGAAGGGAATTATCAGAGCTTTGCTAGTTTAATGGAGCAGCGGCTGGCTGAGCTGTTTTTGGTGTCTGGGCGTCAGGGGAGTCAGGGGAGCCGCTTTAGAAGGGCCACCACCGTCGGAAGCTACACCGTCCAG ATGGTTGGCATTCGTCGACTCCCTGGGCCTAAGAACTCAGCCGAAATGACCTACTATGCCCAACTGAACGGTGCCCCCATAACGGGCACCACTGCAGCTAAGACCCTCAGTACCTTGGATTCCCAAACCATGGCCCTCACTCTGGGCTACTTTGTCCTGCTCCAAGCTGATC CTGTGGTAAAGGTCCCACCTGCCAATCTGTGGATCATGGCTGTGCTGACGCCTGTTGCCCTGGTGATGGTTGTTGTCGTCATGGTCACCGGCATCCTGTGCAAGAGGAACAGGGTCATCTTCAAGACCAATGCTTTCAGGAGCTTCAAACCCCGCTCTAAG ACATCCTATCGGAGGGAGGGCAGTTATCACCACCAG CATGTGCAGGGATTTGACTATGCCAAGAAGCACATGGGCCATCCGCAAGGTGAGGAGACCATCTCTGTTACCAAGGAGACGCTGGTTCTGGGCCTCCCAGTGAGAGATGCCCCGTTGTCATTGGACAGGAAGGTGCACCAGGATGGGACCGCCTCTAAAAGACCTCCTTCTGCTGACATCATCCACAAAGG CAGGTTGCCAAGCGAGGACGGCTCGGTTGCGAGCAACGAATCCGGGAAACTCAACACGGGCAAGAGCTTGGTGGCACGGAGGGCTGCGGCACAGAAGAGCACCAAGGAGGATCTGCTGCACAAGAGGAGCg CAGATCCCTATGAGGACCACACTGGCTCACTGCGACTCATCACCATCAAGCCGATGGCGGCCCAGCCCACATACTCCTACCCATCAACCTCCAGTCACAGCCAGGACTCAGTCGTCCTCAACGGGGAG GCAAACATGGGGCTCAAGCAGAAAACCGACATCGAACACTACAGGAACAAAGTACGCCAGAAAGCCAAGCGAAAAGGCTACTGTGATAGCCCCATCACAGACAATGGCATCCACCCATTCAACCCCAGAGAGAGGCACAGTAGGCCTGAAATGGCAAAGGAGCCAATGACTGCTGAGGAGAAGAGGGCCTCCTATGCAGGATGCCACATCAGGAG GCACCCCCCATCGAGAGAGCCAGCCTACTGGAGCCGTCAGTCCCTGGCCGCCAGCAGCCCTAGCCCCGTGGAGACGGAGATGGACCTGCTGGTCCTCAGGGAGAGGTCCAGGAGAGGCATCCGCAACAGCGGTTATGAC GCAGAGCCAGAGACGTTCCAGGAGACCAACGTGGACCGACTGATGTGCTCCCTGGGTTATGGTGGAAGCCATCAGGTCAAAGGTCTCTCGGACTCGTCCACTCTGAGCTCTCAGCCCTCCATCGACGAGGTCCGGCAGCAGATGCATATCCTGCTGGGTAATGCCTTTGGGCTGGCCCCAGACGAGCCCCCGCCTgccagccaccaccaccaccaccaccctcacccCCACCTCCATAGTTCCTACAATCCCAGCCACACCAGTGCTTACTCCGAGGGGGTGACCAGCGCCCCTGGCACCATGAACCACCCATGCGGAGGAGGCCACCAGCGCGGGTCTGCCTACGGGCCGGAAATCCACCAGTGTAGCTTACCCAAACCT GGCTTCAGGTTCACTCAGCTTCCTGACATGGGCGTTGGACCCCCACCTCCTCTGATACCCTCCAGGCCTGGACCCCCTACCGGGACCTCAATGAGGCT TTCTTCACCCGATGTCAGCCTGAAGCCTCGTGTTTCCGAGGCCTCTGAGATGCAGAGTCAGCACAATGGTGCCCCCTATCTGCCTATCAACAGAGCTCCCTTCCCTGCTGTTACTGTTGACCAGTCCATGACCAGCTACTCAG GAAACCCAATGACAGGAGTCTACGCCATATCAGCCAACCGCCCTGGTTACTCAGACTACTTTGTCATGCCTCCACCAGCGTCGTATGGAAGCCCATCCTGGATGTCCTACCCACCAGAACCTGAGGACATCCCACACCAGTGGAATGATACTGTAAATACT AATCCGTGTCATTTAGAAACCATTTGTTGA
- the LOC106573227 gene encoding UPF0606 protein KIAA1549L isoform X5 — protein MASKHAYNSLDLIASGINNARALGSIEWIGMGMGSTLCFQKNGKTLGLDRMWTKCILSVGMVLLLMPSVLAADDEGHYNESLRHAALPRDPAVPSNLSARATPVEGGPRAPPAIPTDPTDPSGVTAESTREQPVQPSVLANASSSAINSDNQTAGTTDPLSLAPVTNSTSNTSPEEGDSSLPANPDLPTVAVSSLATLGESDAILPDNVTSPFSTHTWNTTTPARADTNTTTPSTTAAHTNPTPDTVTNDSLQLTTVTTTTVTPLTVTTTTVTPQTTTASTTEAVTTTMWTTTTTQEVTTLQETTVMATTTEQATTTTTTAPTTTTIASTTTLTIPTTTKGTTPGPTTTEPTPTSPEGEHLPCNITEKTWVKTVLSVQLWRNRLDIMTRQNLSKGLTHALQRAFNDTNVYVQVERDLCSPHNVTLGYYVASGKMVYIASVVVETMNAYGFDKVQADIRQHSPLVKAVLLPVAPWASSLSVHLQLKTVLRFVGPEDNVNSCSFVQMMEQRLENAFEEAQDKVLESYSRLSVEIQSTAQVIGSPAVSLVYVVKNENAVLNGTVSSGLLNQLTAELVGYFLFFPPLIIAEPLEYHNLNTSTATKNYWVITVIQDVDSSSLEGNYQSFASLMEQRLAELFLVSGRQGSQGSRFRRATTVGSYTVQMVGIRRLPGPKNSAEMTYYAQLNGAPITGTTAAKTLSTLDSQTMALTLGYFVLLQADPVVKVPPANLWIMAVLTPVALVMVVVVMVTGILCKRNRVIFKTNAFRSFKPRSKHVQGFDYAKKHMGHPQGEETISVTKETLVLGLPVRDAPLSLDRKVHQDGTASKRPPSADIIHKGRLPSEDGSVASNESGKLNTGKSLVARRAAAQKSTKEDLLHKRSADPYEDHTGSLRLITIKPMAAQPTYSYPSTSSHSQDSVVLNGEANMGLKQKTDIEHYRNKVRQKAKRKGYCDSPITDNGIHPFNPRERHSRPEMAKEPMTAEEKRASYAGCHIRRHPPSREPAYWSRQSLAASSPSPVETEMDLLVLRERSRRGIRNSGYDAEPETFQETNVDRLMCSLGYGGSHQVKGLSDSSTLSSQPSIDEVRQQMHILLGNAFGLAPDEPPPASHHHHHHPHPHLHSSYNPSHTSAYSEGVTSAPGTMNHPCGGGHQRGSAYGPEIHQCSLPKPGFRFTQLPDMGVGPPPPLIPSRPGPPTGTSMRLSSPDVSLKPRVSEASEMQSQHNGAPYLPINRAPFPAVTVDQSMTSYSGNPMTGVYAISANRPGYSDYFVMPPPASYGSPSWMSYPPEPEDIPHQWNDTVNTNPCHLETIC, from the exons ATGAAGGGCACTACAACGAGTCATTAAGGCATGCGGCTCTGCCTCGGGACCCAGCCGTGCCCTCTAACCTCTCTGCCAGGGCAACGCCAGTGGAGGGCGGGCCCCGGGCCCCTCCAGCCATACCCACGGACCCAACAGACCCATCAGGGGTGACAGCAGAAAGCACCAGAGAGCAGCCTGTGCAACCATCAGTGCTAGCTAATGCCTCCTCCTCAGCCATCAACAGTGACAATCAAACAGCAGGAACAACAGACCCTTTGTCTTTAGCCCCTGTAACCAACAGCACCTCAAACACCAGCCCAG aggagggagacagcagTTTGCCTGCGAACCCAGATTTACCTACAGTCGCAGTGTCCTCTCTGGCCACATTGGGGGAGAGCGACGCCATCCTCCCAGACAATGTGACTAGTCCTTTCTCCACTCACACATGGAACACCACCACACCTGCAAGGGCTGACACCAACACCACTACACCATCCACCACAGCAGCACACACCAACCCAACACCAGACACTGTGACCAATGACAGTCTACAGCTCACGACTGTGACCACCACGACCGTCACGCCCCTGACCGTGACCACCACAACTGTGACACCCCAGACCACCACAGCTTCGACCACAGAGGCTGTTACAACCACAATGTGGACCACTACGACCACACAGGAAGTGACCACCCTCCAAGAGACCACAGTGATGGCAACCACAACTGAGCAAGCCACGACCACAACCACAACCGCTCCCACTACAACTACAATTGCATCGACTACCACTTTGACCATCCCCACCACGACCAAAGGAACAACCCCCGGACCGACCACAACCGAACCTACCCCCACCAGTCCTGAAGGGGAGCATCTACCATGTAACATCACTGAGAAGACCTGGGTCAAAACAG TTTTGTCCGTGCAGCTGTGGAGGAACAGGCTTGATATCATGACGAGGCAGAATCTGTCTAAAGGACTCACCCATGCTCTACAGAGGGCCTTCAATGACACCAATGTTTATGTCCAG GTTGAACGTGACCTCTGCAGCCCTCATAATGTCACTCTTGGGTACTATGTAGCCAGTGGGAAAATGGTCTACATAGCATCTGTGGTGGTGGAGACAATGAATGCCTATGGCTTTGACAAAGTGCAGGCAGACATCCGGCAGCACAGTCCTCTGGTGAAGGCTGTTCTGCTCCCTGTAGCCCCCTGGGCCTCCAGCCTCAGTGTCCATCTGCAGCTCAAAACAG TTCTCAGGTTCGTAGGCCCAGAAGACAACGTCAACTCCTGCAGTTTTGTTCAAATGATGGAACAACGGCTGGAGAATGCATTTGAGGAAGCTCAGGACAAAGTGCTGGAATCTTACAGCAGGCTTTCTGTGGAG ATCCAGAGCACCGCCCAGGTGATTGGCTCTCCTGCCGTGTCTCTGGTCTATGTGGTGAAGAATGAGAACGCGGTGCTGAACGGAACCGTCTCCAGCGGGCTCCTGAACCAGCTGACCGCAGAGCTGGTGGGCTACTTCCTCTTCTTCCCCCCGCTCATCATCGCTGAGC CACTAGAGTACCACAACCTCAACACATCCACTGCCACAAAGAACTACTGGGTGATCACAG TAATTCAGGATGTTGACAGCTCTTCTCTGGAAGGGAATTATCAGAGCTTTGCTAGTTTAATGGAGCAGCGGCTGGCTGAGCTGTTTTTGGTGTCTGGGCGTCAGGGGAGTCAGGGGAGCCGCTTTAGAAGGGCCACCACCGTCGGAAGCTACACCGTCCAG ATGGTTGGCATTCGTCGACTCCCTGGGCCTAAGAACTCAGCCGAAATGACCTACTATGCCCAACTGAACGGTGCCCCCATAACGGGCACCACTGCAGCTAAGACCCTCAGTACCTTGGATTCCCAAACCATGGCCCTCACTCTGGGCTACTTTGTCCTGCTCCAAGCTGATC CTGTGGTAAAGGTCCCACCTGCCAATCTGTGGATCATGGCTGTGCTGACGCCTGTTGCCCTGGTGATGGTTGTTGTCGTCATGGTCACCGGCATCCTGTGCAAGAGGAACAGGGTCATCTTCAAGACCAATGCTTTCAGGAGCTTCAAACCCCGCTCTAAG CATGTGCAGGGATTTGACTATGCCAAGAAGCACATGGGCCATCCGCAAGGTGAGGAGACCATCTCTGTTACCAAGGAGACGCTGGTTCTGGGCCTCCCAGTGAGAGATGCCCCGTTGTCATTGGACAGGAAGGTGCACCAGGATGGGACCGCCTCTAAAAGACCTCCTTCTGCTGACATCATCCACAAAGG CAGGTTGCCAAGCGAGGACGGCTCGGTTGCGAGCAACGAATCCGGGAAACTCAACACGGGCAAGAGCTTGGTGGCACGGAGGGCTGCGGCACAGAAGAGCACCAAGGAGGATCTGCTGCACAAGAGGAGCg CAGATCCCTATGAGGACCACACTGGCTCACTGCGACTCATCACCATCAAGCCGATGGCGGCCCAGCCCACATACTCCTACCCATCAACCTCCAGTCACAGCCAGGACTCAGTCGTCCTCAACGGGGAG GCAAACATGGGGCTCAAGCAGAAAACCGACATCGAACACTACAGGAACAAAGTACGCCAGAAAGCCAAGCGAAAAGGCTACTGTGATAGCCCCATCACAGACAATGGCATCCACCCATTCAACCCCAGAGAGAGGCACAGTAGGCCTGAAATGGCAAAGGAGCCAATGACTGCTGAGGAGAAGAGGGCCTCCTATGCAGGATGCCACATCAGGAG GCACCCCCCATCGAGAGAGCCAGCCTACTGGAGCCGTCAGTCCCTGGCCGCCAGCAGCCCTAGCCCCGTGGAGACGGAGATGGACCTGCTGGTCCTCAGGGAGAGGTCCAGGAGAGGCATCCGCAACAGCGGTTATGAC GCAGAGCCAGAGACGTTCCAGGAGACCAACGTGGACCGACTGATGTGCTCCCTGGGTTATGGTGGAAGCCATCAGGTCAAAGGTCTCTCGGACTCGTCCACTCTGAGCTCTCAGCCCTCCATCGACGAGGTCCGGCAGCAGATGCATATCCTGCTGGGTAATGCCTTTGGGCTGGCCCCAGACGAGCCCCCGCCTgccagccaccaccaccaccaccaccctcacccCCACCTCCATAGTTCCTACAATCCCAGCCACACCAGTGCTTACTCCGAGGGGGTGACCAGCGCCCCTGGCACCATGAACCACCCATGCGGAGGAGGCCACCAGCGCGGGTCTGCCTACGGGCCGGAAATCCACCAGTGTAGCTTACCCAAACCT GGCTTCAGGTTCACTCAGCTTCCTGACATGGGCGTTGGACCCCCACCTCCTCTGATACCCTCCAGGCCTGGACCCCCTACCGGGACCTCAATGAGGCT TTCTTCACCCGATGTCAGCCTGAAGCCTCGTGTTTCCGAGGCCTCTGAGATGCAGAGTCAGCACAATGGTGCCCCCTATCTGCCTATCAACAGAGCTCCCTTCCCTGCTGTTACTGTTGACCAGTCCATGACCAGCTACTCAG GAAACCCAATGACAGGAGTCTACGCCATATCAGCCAACCGCCCTGGTTACTCAGACTACTTTGTCATGCCTCCACCAGCGTCGTATGGAAGCCCATCCTGGATGTCCTACCCACCAGAACCTGAGGACATCCCACACCAGTGGAATGATACTGTAAATACT AATCCGTGTCATTTAGAAACCATTTGTTGA